A window of the Cystobacter fuscus genome harbors these coding sequences:
- the ubiE gene encoding bifunctional demethylmenaquinone methyltransferase/2-methoxy-6-polyprenyl-1,4-benzoquinol methylase UbiE: MSTEVRQMFSSIATRYDVTNEVLSLGIHRLWRRKAVRLSGAKPGDAVLDCATGTGDLALAFKRQVGEAGRVVGTDFCKEMLDSAPAKAEREGLRVEFQVADAMALPFADDSFDVASIAFGIRNVDDPVKCLSEMARVVRPGGRVVVLEFGQPTGFFGALFRFYSKVVMPRVGGLLTGNRAAYEYLPRTSAAFPAGDRFLALMEQSGGYKERVAHPLTFGTSYVYVGTVR, translated from the coding sequence ATGAGCACCGAAGTACGTCAGATGTTCTCCTCCATCGCCACGCGTTATGACGTGACGAACGAGGTGTTGTCCCTCGGCATCCATCGCCTGTGGCGGCGCAAGGCGGTGCGCCTGAGCGGCGCGAAGCCCGGAGATGCCGTGCTCGACTGCGCCACCGGCACCGGAGACCTGGCGCTGGCCTTCAAGCGCCAGGTGGGCGAGGCGGGGCGCGTGGTGGGCACTGACTTCTGCAAGGAGATGCTGGACAGCGCTCCGGCCAAGGCCGAGCGCGAGGGGCTGCGCGTGGAGTTCCAGGTCGCCGACGCCATGGCCCTGCCCTTCGCGGACGACAGCTTCGACGTGGCATCCATCGCCTTTGGCATCCGCAACGTGGATGATCCGGTGAAGTGCCTGAGCGAGATGGCCCGGGTGGTGCGCCCTGGAGGCCGGGTGGTGGTGCTGGAGTTCGGCCAGCCCACGGGCTTCTTCGGCGCCCTGTTCCGCTTCTACAGCAAGGTCGTCATGCCCCGCGTGGGCGGACTGCTCACCGGAAACCGGGCCGCCTACGAGTACCTGCCGCGCACCTCCGCCGCTTTCCCGGCGGGCGACAGATTCCTGGCCCTGATGGAGCAGTCCGGCGGCTATAAGGAAAGAGTGGCCCATCCCCTGACGTTCGGGACATCCTACGTCTATGTCGGTACCGTCCGCTGA